TAGTGGCTGTGGCGGCTTTTAACATCGTATCGACGCTGGTCATGGTGGTCACGGATAAGCGCGGCGATATTGCCATTCTGAAAACCCAGGGGCTGACCTCGCGCTCGGTCATGGGCATTTTTATGGTCTTGGGTACGGTCATCGGCGCCGTCGGCACGCTTTGCGGCACCATAGGCGGCGTTGCGCTGGCGTTAAATGTTGAAACGATAGTGCCGGCCATTGAGAAATTGTTTCAGGTTCAGTTCATGGCGGCCGATGTGTACTACATCAGTCAATTGCCTTCCAAGCTGGTCTGGACAGATGTTTATGCAATCGCGGGCATGGCCTTCTTTTTGTCGCTGGCGGCGACGATTTACCCTGCCTGGCAGGCATCCAAAATCAATCCTGCGGAAGTTCTGAGATATGAATAAGACTAGCATTCTGGAATGCCGGCAATTAACCAAACGCTACAATCAGGGCGGGCTGGACGTTGAAGTCCTCAAGGGTGTCAATCTGAGCATTGAAATTGGCGAACGCGTCGCCATCATGGGTGCTTCGGGTTCCGGCAAAAGCACCTTGCTGCATCTGCTGGGCGGCCTGGAAAAAGCCAGCGGCGGCGAGGTCGTGCTCGATAACGTTAATCTGAATAAAGTTAGCTCAACAAGACTGGCCAAATTAAGAAACAGCTCTCTGGGCTTTATCTATCAGTCTCATCATCTGCTGGGCGAATTTACCGTACTGGAAAACGCGGCGATGCCTTTGCTGATTGCAGGACTTTCGGTAAAAGAGGCGCGTGCCCGTGCCATAGAGTTATTGCAGCGGGTAGGGTTGGGGCATCGCATCGAACAT
This is a stretch of genomic DNA from Methylobacter sp. YRD-M1. It encodes these proteins:
- the lolD gene encoding lipoprotein-releasing ABC transporter ATP-binding protein LolD, whose protein sequence is MNKTSILECRQLTKRYNQGGLDVEVLKGVNLSIEIGERVAIMGASGSGKSTLLHLLGGLEKASGGEVVLDNVNLNKVSSTRLAKLRNSSLGFIYQSHHLLGEFTVLENAAMPLLIAGLSVKEARARAIELLQRVGLGHRIEHKPGEISGGERQRAAIARALINKPKCVLADEPTGNLDSKTADQIYQLMLELNQELNVSFLVVTHDHDLASRMGKVLHMEDGVIVG